In a single window of the Oryctolagus cuniculus chromosome 9, mOryCun1.1, whole genome shotgun sequence genome:
- the ZAR1L gene encoding protein ZAR1-like isoform X1: MERFVRVPCGLYQGYGNTLPLDQPGLSGHKQPDWRQNIDPPTFLSRPGLLVPANASDYCMDPYKRTQLKAILAQMNPSLRLQLCKANTKEVGVQVSLRVDKSVQCSLGPRTLRSRSPWDSAGHRVPLAGWGVYLPVISNRGLVRLQKGGDSGESEVLGSPAETGQQPPPVPKLEDGRQKEVGQPEELGDSEATHPQEGKNKLVQRDAVPDLLQKPNFQFLEPKYGYFHCKDCKTRWESAYVWCISGTNKVYFKQLCCKCQKSFNPYRVEAIQCQTCSKSRCSCPQKKRHIDLRRPHRQELCGRCKDKKFSCGSIYSFKCIM; the protein is encoded by the exons ATGGAGCGGTTTGTCCGAGTTCCCTGTGGCTTGTACCAGGGCTATGGGAACACACTACCTTTGGACCAACCTGGACTCTCAGGGCACAAACAGCCTGACTGGAGGCAAAACATTGATCCCCCCACTTTCCTgtccaggcctgggctgctggTGCCTGCAAATGCTTCTGACTACTGCATGGACCCTTACAAACGAACACAGCTTAAAGCCATTCTTGCCCAGATGAATCCCAGTCTGAGGCTGCAGCTGTGCAAGGCCAACACCAAGGAGGTGGGTGTGCAGGTCAGTCTGCGAGTGGATAAGTCCGTGCAGTGCTCGCTGGGGCCTCGCACCCTGCGCAGCCGCTCCCCTTGGGACAGTGCTGGGCACAGAGTGCCCCTGGCAGGCTGGGGAGTCTATTTGCCAGTGATCAGCAACAGAGGTTTGGTTCGGCTGCAGAAGGGTGGGGACAGTGGGGAGAGTGAGGTGCTGGGCAGCCCTGCAGAGACTGGTCAACAGCCACCACCAGTGCCGAAGTTAGAAGATGGCAGGCAGAAGGAAGTTGGACAGCCTGAGGAGCTGGGGGACTCCGAGGCCACACATCCTCAAGAAGGGAAGAACAAGCTGGTGCAGAGAGATGCAGTCCCCGATCTACTCCAGAAGCCAAACTTCCAG tttttggaaCCAAAATATGGCTATTTTCACTGTAAAGATTGTAAAACCAGATGGGAGAGTGCTTATGTGTGGTGCATTTCTGGAACTAATAAG GTTTATTTCAAACAACTCTGTTGCAAATGCCAAAAGAGTTTTAACCCTTACCGAGTAGAAGCAATCCAATGTCAG ACATGTTCAAAGTCTCGTTGTTCCTGTCCTCAAAAGAAAAGACACATTGATCTAAGGAGGCCTCATCGACAGGAACTGTGTGGTCGCTGCAAAGACAAGAAATTCTCCTGTGGCAGTATTTACAGCTTTAAATGCATCATGTGA
- the ZAR1L gene encoding protein ZAR1-like isoform X2, whose protein sequence is MERFVRVPCGLYQGYGNTLPLDQPGLSGHKQPDWRQNIDPPTFLSRPGLLVPANASDYCMDPYKRTQLKAILAQMNPSLRLQLCKANTKEVGVQVSLRVDKSVQCSLGPRTLRSRSPWDSAGHRVPLAGWGVYLPVISNRGLVRLQKGGDSGESEVLGSPAETGQQPPPVPKLEDGRQKEVGQPEELGDSEATHPQEGKNKLVQRDAVPDLLQKPNFQFLEPKYGYFHCKDCKTRWESAYVWCISGTNKVYFKQLCCKCQKSFNPYRVEAIQCQAELERQREKSSFCWFNPQMAATAGVLH, encoded by the exons ATGGAGCGGTTTGTCCGAGTTCCCTGTGGCTTGTACCAGGGCTATGGGAACACACTACCTTTGGACCAACCTGGACTCTCAGGGCACAAACAGCCTGACTGGAGGCAAAACATTGATCCCCCCACTTTCCTgtccaggcctgggctgctggTGCCTGCAAATGCTTCTGACTACTGCATGGACCCTTACAAACGAACACAGCTTAAAGCCATTCTTGCCCAGATGAATCCCAGTCTGAGGCTGCAGCTGTGCAAGGCCAACACCAAGGAGGTGGGTGTGCAGGTCAGTCTGCGAGTGGATAAGTCCGTGCAGTGCTCGCTGGGGCCTCGCACCCTGCGCAGCCGCTCCCCTTGGGACAGTGCTGGGCACAGAGTGCCCCTGGCAGGCTGGGGAGTCTATTTGCCAGTGATCAGCAACAGAGGTTTGGTTCGGCTGCAGAAGGGTGGGGACAGTGGGGAGAGTGAGGTGCTGGGCAGCCCTGCAGAGACTGGTCAACAGCCACCACCAGTGCCGAAGTTAGAAGATGGCAGGCAGAAGGAAGTTGGACAGCCTGAGGAGCTGGGGGACTCCGAGGCCACACATCCTCAAGAAGGGAAGAACAAGCTGGTGCAGAGAGATGCAGTCCCCGATCTACTCCAGAAGCCAAACTTCCAG tttttggaaCCAAAATATGGCTATTTTCACTGTAAAGATTGTAAAACCAGATGGGAGAGTGCTTATGTGTGGTGCATTTCTGGAACTAATAAG GTTTATTTCAAACAACTCTGTTGCAAATGCCAAAAGAGTTTTAACCCTTACCGAGTAGAAGCAATCCAATGTCAG
- the ZAR1L gene encoding protein ZAR1-like isoform X3 has product MERFVRVPCGLYQGYGNTLPLDQPGLSGHKQPDWRQNIDPPTFLSRPGLLVPANASDYCMDPYKRTQLKAILAQMNPSLRLQLCKANTKEVGVQVSLRVDKSVQCSLGPRTLRSRSPWDSAGHRVPLAGWGVYLPVISNRGLVRLQKGGDSGESEVLGSPAETGQQPPPVPKLEDGRQKEVGQPEELGDSEATHPQEGKNKLVQRDAVPDLLQKPNFQFLEPKYGYFHCKDCKTRWESAYVWCISGTNKTCSKSRCSCPQKKRHIDLRRPHRQELCGRCKDKKFSCGSIYSFKCIM; this is encoded by the exons ATGGAGCGGTTTGTCCGAGTTCCCTGTGGCTTGTACCAGGGCTATGGGAACACACTACCTTTGGACCAACCTGGACTCTCAGGGCACAAACAGCCTGACTGGAGGCAAAACATTGATCCCCCCACTTTCCTgtccaggcctgggctgctggTGCCTGCAAATGCTTCTGACTACTGCATGGACCCTTACAAACGAACACAGCTTAAAGCCATTCTTGCCCAGATGAATCCCAGTCTGAGGCTGCAGCTGTGCAAGGCCAACACCAAGGAGGTGGGTGTGCAGGTCAGTCTGCGAGTGGATAAGTCCGTGCAGTGCTCGCTGGGGCCTCGCACCCTGCGCAGCCGCTCCCCTTGGGACAGTGCTGGGCACAGAGTGCCCCTGGCAGGCTGGGGAGTCTATTTGCCAGTGATCAGCAACAGAGGTTTGGTTCGGCTGCAGAAGGGTGGGGACAGTGGGGAGAGTGAGGTGCTGGGCAGCCCTGCAGAGACTGGTCAACAGCCACCACCAGTGCCGAAGTTAGAAGATGGCAGGCAGAAGGAAGTTGGACAGCCTGAGGAGCTGGGGGACTCCGAGGCCACACATCCTCAAGAAGGGAAGAACAAGCTGGTGCAGAGAGATGCAGTCCCCGATCTACTCCAGAAGCCAAACTTCCAG tttttggaaCCAAAATATGGCTATTTTCACTGTAAAGATTGTAAAACCAGATGGGAGAGTGCTTATGTGTGGTGCATTTCTGGAACTAATAAG ACATGTTCAAAGTCTCGTTGTTCCTGTCCTCAAAAGAAAAGACACATTGATCTAAGGAGGCCTCATCGACAGGAACTGTGTGGTCGCTGCAAAGACAAGAAATTCTCCTGTGGCAGTATTTACAGCTTTAAATGCATCATGTGA
- the ZAR1L gene encoding protein ZAR1-like isoform X4, giving the protein MDPYKRTQLKAILAQMNPSLRLQLCKANTKEVGVQVSLRVDKSVQCSLGPRTLRSRSPWDSAGHRVPLAGWGVYLPVISNRGLVRLQKGGDSGESEVLGSPAETGQQPPPVPKLEDGRQKEVGQPEELGDSEATHPQEGKNKLVQRDAVPDLLQKPNFQFLEPKYGYFHCKDCKTRWESAYVWCISGTNKVYFKQLCCKCQKSFNPYRVEAIQCQTCSKSRCSCPQKKRHIDLRRPHRQELCGRCKDKKFSCGSIYSFKCIM; this is encoded by the exons ATGGACCCTTACAAACGAACACAGCTTAAAGCCATTCTTGCCCAGATGAATCCCAGTCTGAGGCTGCAGCTGTGCAAGGCCAACACCAAGGAGGTGGGTGTGCAGGTCAGTCTGCGAGTGGATAAGTCCGTGCAGTGCTCGCTGGGGCCTCGCACCCTGCGCAGCCGCTCCCCTTGGGACAGTGCTGGGCACAGAGTGCCCCTGGCAGGCTGGGGAGTCTATTTGCCAGTGATCAGCAACAGAGGTTTGGTTCGGCTGCAGAAGGGTGGGGACAGTGGGGAGAGTGAGGTGCTGGGCAGCCCTGCAGAGACTGGTCAACAGCCACCACCAGTGCCGAAGTTAGAAGATGGCAGGCAGAAGGAAGTTGGACAGCCTGAGGAGCTGGGGGACTCCGAGGCCACACATCCTCAAGAAGGGAAGAACAAGCTGGTGCAGAGAGATGCAGTCCCCGATCTACTCCAGAAGCCAAACTTCCAG tttttggaaCCAAAATATGGCTATTTTCACTGTAAAGATTGTAAAACCAGATGGGAGAGTGCTTATGTGTGGTGCATTTCTGGAACTAATAAG GTTTATTTCAAACAACTCTGTTGCAAATGCCAAAAGAGTTTTAACCCTTACCGAGTAGAAGCAATCCAATGTCAG ACATGTTCAAAGTCTCGTTGTTCCTGTCCTCAAAAGAAAAGACACATTGATCTAAGGAGGCCTCATCGACAGGAACTGTGTGGTCGCTGCAAAGACAAGAAATTCTCCTGTGGCAGTATTTACAGCTTTAAATGCATCATGTGA